One window of Aspergillus oryzae RIB40 DNA, chromosome 3 genomic DNA carries:
- a CDS encoding putative progesterone binding protein (predicted protein), protein MSERFAPKVPVQLEDPKDDPITVEELSKCDGTDPNRPTWVAIKGIVFDVSKNPAYGPNGSYRVFAGKDSSRALACSSLKPEDCRPKWDDLEDKEKTVLDEWFTFFSKRYNIVGKVKDATNY, encoded by the exons ATGTCTGAACGCTTCGCGCCCAAGGTACCTGTTCAACTCGAAGACCCCAAGGATGATCCGATCACCGTGGAGGAATTGTCAAAGTGCGACG GTACGGATCCCAACCGTCCGACTTGGGTAGCCATCAAGGGTATCGTTTTCGACGTATCCAAAAACCCAGCTTATGGCCCGAATGGTTCGTATCGTG TCTTTGCAGGAAAGGATTCTTCCCGAGCCCTGGCCTGCTCATCTCTGAAACCGGAGGACTGTAGACCTAAGTGGGACGATCTCgaagataaggaaaagaCGGTTTTAGATGAGTGGTTCACGTTCTTCAGCAAAAGGTATAATATTGTTGGAAAGGTGAAAGACGCTACAAACTATTGA